One genomic region from Podarcis raffonei isolate rPodRaf1 chromosome Z, rPodRaf1.pri, whole genome shotgun sequence encodes:
- the LOC128406169 gene encoding PAT complex subunit Asterix-like, protein MAGNNVMDPWRPNRVLRYKPPSTENNPTLEDPTPDYMNLLGMIFSMCGLMLKLKWCAWIAVYCSFISFANSRSSEDTKQMMSSFMLSISAVVMSYLQNPQPMSPPW, encoded by the coding sequence ATGGCCGGTAACAACGTAATGGACCCGTGGCGGCCAAATCGCGTTCTCAGATACAAGCCTCCATCCACAGAGAATAACCCTACCCTGGAAGACCCCACACCAGACTACATGAATCTACTGGGAATGATTTTTAGTATGTGTGGCTTGATGCTGAAGCTAAAGTGGTGTGCCTGGATTGCTGTCTACTGTTCATTCATCAGCTTTGCCAATTCTCGGAGTTCAGAAGATACCAAACAGATGATGAGCAGCTTCATGTTGTCTATCTCGGCTGTAGTGATGTCCTATCTGCAAAACCCACAACccatgtctcctccttggtgA